CTTGTTTTCCACTTCCCGCCATCCCCCACTTCCATTTATTATGTGTGCAGTAATAAGCTTTCTCTGGGAATGGGATTGCAGCAGAAGACTTGTAAATGTGATCTCCTGACAGAATGGAGCCTGTTTTATAGACAAATCAGTTTCAACCTTGTTGTTAAGGTCTGTCTCAGTCCTGCAGCATTTAGCCTGAGGTGCCAGCTGTCATATCCACATTGGACTCCAGGAAAACATAACAGAATGGCCCCTCCTTTTGATCTTAGTGGTTAGTTTTTTTGAGGTGATAGTCTTGCTATATAACCCAAGCTAGCCTTAAATAGGGATAATTCTGTCGTTGTCCCAGATGCTAGGGTTATAAATGTGATCCTAACTTAGAGGACCATTTTTTCTAAGTGCCTTTTGTTGTTCAATTTTTGGAAGAGGCCCTTTCTTTACAGTGGGATGAGAATGACCAAGGGGACCACCTGTCCCCCACAATAGGAGACCAATTCATTAAATGACTTAATCAACCATGACTCTGAAGAAAAAGGTTCACCCAGAGACAAGGGGAAAGCGTCAAGAATGCCTGGGTAAAACAGAGAgctaaagaaatcacagagagtCCTTCTTTACCTTAtgcaaatagaaacagagggtgGGTAGGTCTCCCCCACCCTTGGCTCCTGGTCTGCTCACCAGTATGTCTTCTGGGCACAGGTGGTATCTCCTTTTCCCACTGATGTGCATCAGATGCTCTTAATGGAGCCCAGGTGTTAATTCAATGGTAGCTGGATAACCAGTGGTACAGCTCCCCAAATTTCTCAGACCCACAGAACAGACAAGGGGCTCTTGGGATGAGGATCCTGAAGGATCTACCAGTCTGGAGGATGAAATGACTCTGAGGCTAGAACCTCTAAGACTTGGAGAAAAAATAATCCCCAAGCACAAAGGCCAGCCCCAAAGGTTCCATGGCTGTTGACTATACATCTGTGTGTTTCCTGACTTTACTCTGGTTTCTCTATGAGTTGTGACATCATCATGGACACCACAGACAGGTGAAGAAActataaataaattcatttccccatatatctgtctgtgtgtacatatatacatatgcatacataaacacatatattctaaatgtagagatgtgtgtctgtatacatttatatgtgtaaaATGTTTCTTCTTAATGCTAGTGATCATGtagacagatatatatatatttatttcatatatatatgtacataaaatgtTGCTTTGTTTAAATGTGGATGAGCACATACACCCAGAGCCAAGCTTTCTGGTCAGGTCTTCTGTGTAGAATAAAAACAGACAGTCATGTGAGTTAGAACTCTGTGGCCTAGAGCCTCGCCCCCAGGGCTCCGCCCCcgggccccacccccacacttctGTGCTCAGGTGCACTtactcttagagtctgcaagtATACAGGTCTATTGGGCCTTATTTGGCCAGatactgaggcctagtgagggagcctgagcctttgctcGAGTTTAGAGACCGGTCTCGGTCACTTCCATACTGGAGTGACTCAGCATGACCCACGTAAGTCTGCCTTTTCCTACCTAATGCTGATGCAGAAGAACTTTATTGGCCCTGTCAGTCACCCCATACCCTCTGATGCCCTTTGCAGCCACCTAAGTCATCTAAAACCCACCTCCTTCTTCAACCCTATATAAACCAGAGACTGATTCAATAAAacgagttcctgctttgacagactcCTAGCTCGAGGTGGTCATTCTGAGGATGGCAGGAAATCTGGAGTCACAACACTCACCATCCTGACTGGACcgggttctctcctctcagcctgGACCTGCCGGCAGACAGCTAACTATATCCCAGATGGGATTCTGATAGCCTTTTTCATGCTTGCAGGGCTGGGGGTCAAGCTGAGATGCTGGGGTCCCCGGCAGGAGATACTGCCTATACATCCAGCCTGAGGTGGACTAATCAGAGAGATCGTTGAAGGGCCTGCTGCCATCTCAGGCTTTCTTGTTGGAGGAGTCAGGTCAATTGACTCTAttctgtcagggagtgaagagTTGGGAGGTAGAAAGAGATATTCATTTGGCCTTGTTGAAACTGAATTTTTGATTGTGTTGAAAGCTGGTTGTTATGATGATCTCATACTTTGTAGTTGCTAGATTTGTAGTACTAACTTTCTGAGGGACTCCTCCAACTGAGAAATCTTTTCTCGATAGAAAGCCACTAACTTCCTCCTGTGTTTTTCTTGAAATTCTGAAATATGTTTTGAGAGTAAAACTGTTTGACAAGGATCTTCACAGATCACAGATTCATTCTTTTTACCTTTGAGGAGGCAGAAGTCGAAGTACCCGAAGCTGGTCAGGATGAAGGATGACTTCCTGTGCAGCGGCTGGAAACAGCGATTACACTGAGGACCCATGTGAGACTCTCGTGAGGCCAGCGAGGACACTGAGGTACAAACGCACTTCTCAGTGCCCAGCTCAGCCTAGAAAGGCAGCTCTGCGCCTGCGCTCATTCCAGCGTTTCCAGTAGGCTCAGCAGGAAGGAGATCTCTAGGCTCAAAGACACACAGGGGTGGCTCTGATACAGGAACGTCCAGACCTCCCAAGAAACCTAAGTCGACAAACTTGGCTTCTGTTGGATTTCCAGAGCCAGACTCCTCTGTATCCTGTGTACTATTTGTCACTGGGGCCACTGGCAGTGGTCGCAAAGGGCTCTCTTCTACAAGGGAGTCAAATTTCCAGTACAAAGCCGGCTTCCTCCAGGCTGACTCCTTCAatgaggaagtgccagactgcTCCAGAAAATCCGCTTCAGCACCAGTACCTAGAACAGCAGTCTCTCCTGTTGCCCTCTGGGTGAGATCTTTCCTATTGATCTTCTGGAGGATTTTGAAGGTCATATCCCAGGCTTGATTCTCCCCATAATATCTCAGAAGTAAGTTGGCAAGATCTTTCTTCACTTCGGTCCATGAAATCTGTTTCAGCTTCAATTTCAGAATCTCCTGTATGAGAAAGTCCTTAAACGTCATGAATTAATTCTTCCTTGTTCTCGCAAGTATCACATAAGGCCAAAATCCGAAATGAAGACACAGGATTTCATCGGTATTTCGGTCATCGGTATTTCGGGTATACAAATTCTGTTTTGTGCTTTAAGAAGGGCTTGGTGGCTAGCCCCCTACTGGGTCACCCATGGACACTCAGAAGAGTTTCTCAATTTCACTCTCCGTTGCCTATGTTACTAAGAAATGGGCAGAACTATCTGCACAGGGAGCAAGCGCGACAGCTTCCCCAGCTGGGGATGGAAACCTTCAATGGAAACTGTGCCCTCCCCACAGCCTTGAGGGGGATAATTCCGACCTTGTTTCCCCACAGTcacccacctagggtggagccttTCGACCTAGGTGAGGTCTGTTCTTCCAGACCTGCAGCTTCCTGCTGGAAGCCAGCTACCCACTGAGCGACTGAACTTGTTTTCCTGACCAGATCCTGGCATATTAGGGGAGGGGTTTCTCCCCCATTTTAAATTCAGACTTAATCATTACACATTGGGCCTCCATCAGCGGACTTTGTCTTGGTTCGTTATTTCTCTCACCTGTCCGTTCTTTTcagccccagctctccttccagctGTACCCAGTTCTCTCTGGCCCCTGGTGGCTCCAGGGAATAAAAACTCTCACTTCTGATACCTCCCCACCTCTGGATTTTGCTATGTATCGATTGACTGAGAATGATGTATTATTGATTTGTGTTTTAGAAGCAGTACTTCCCCCTTTTGGTGGTTATAAAAACACATTTGGGCTTTTCAGGGATCGTTCAATAGTGACTTTTTGGCATGCTTTGCTGCCTCTGAAGCTCTCAGTTGAcctcttcctgtccctgtctGGAGAGTCATCTTCCTGAATACACTTTATTAACGTAGCCAAGGCCGCCCTCAGCCAAAGACCTTGCCCCCAGGCAGAGGGTAGCACTTTGTCATCTGCACTCCAGCTCTTAGGGACTCCAGCACTTAACCAAATAAACTTGCTCCTCGCCCAACCGCCTATTCATTATTTCTGACAGCAGAGCCCTGCTGGAGAAGGGCGTGTGAGGGCTGCCTCTAAGCCACAGAGCTGTGACACCAACCAAAGGGGATTTCTcagaagccctgagagccagagAGAAACAAGTAGCTTGTGGTAGGTGCTCTGACACTTCGTTCAGATAACGAACTTGACTCTTGGGCTGTACTCACTGATACAGTTCCCCAGATGATACTGGAAACTGGGACTCTTCCCCGTGCACTCCAATCTTCCTCAAAACCTGTTgactttgggggctggagagacagaccAGTgatgaagagcacttgctgcccttccagaggacctgggtttgatggCCAGCACCtccatggtggctcataaccacctgtaacttcagttctagtgTGACCAAGCATTTTACTTCTGGGAAAGAGTGAGGAAGAAACCTTAAGTGGTGCCACTCACTCAGAGGTGGACAGTCTTTCCTGGACAAGATGGTCAATGACCAGTGACCGAGGGCACAGTTCAATTTAATGGGAAACCTTGGGCACAGCCAACCTGAGCTTTGATGTTACAGAACTTTGTGCAAGCCAATGAGCTTCTGGGTTCTCTGTGGTGGCTCAGGAAGTAAGGAGTTGCGTGGACAGGTGGGAGAGAGGTTGCATGAGGAGGAGGGTGGCATGATAGGAGGATATAGTAGATGCCAAGGTCCTGAGATATGTGCCTAGAGTCACCAGCACAGCCAAGGGGCCTGGGACAGAAAAGAGGTAGACCagaaaaaagggggaaaggggctTGGAACTTGCTGGAGAGGGCTTAGCAGGCTTCTGGAAAGTGATTGTGAGTTTGATAAGGAGTCACGGACCTTTGAAATAGATCTTGACATGGTCAGGCTCTTGTGGGAGAACGAGACATCATGCAGCCATGTGGGGAGAAGACTGGAGGGTTGAGGATGGAGACAGTACAAGGAAAAGGAACTGGGTAAGATGTGGTGGGGACTTGATGCAGGGTAACAGTGAAGTCAGGCACTAAAGGTGCATGAGACCAGGCTCCCCTGTGAGGTAGGATATGCTGAAGGACTGGAtagaagtggggggaggggagaagaagcaggagagaaaagaaggaagtcaAGAAAGATAGCACTCAAGGCTTTGGACTGAGCTTCCCCTTGGAGGATCTTGGTTTCTGTAATATGTCGCCCCAGGAAAGTGTCATATCTGGGTTCAGTGTTGGTATCTGCTACTGGCAAATCTGGTACTCAGTAGCAGCTGTAGCTAGGATGGTCTTGAtgagtggaagtccatgttgTTGACCCACACAAGCCTCCATCTCTGCCACCATGACTACTTTGTTCATAGCCCACTGGGCAATGACAGGCATGGCTGGGGAGAGAGGCTGATTGCCCAAGgccatcttatccacttgattactgAATTCCTCCTCTGCTGAAGTCACCTTTCAGTGATCATTTATGGGGACACAAGTATCTTCatgtcctttgcccatttggaggaTATCTAACCATATCCTTCTtctccagatgtctttctcatcaATTTTCTAATTATGCTCTTTCCAAGTCTCTGACCCACCAGCCAATCCATTGGTTACAGTCCATGAATCAGTGAACAATGGAACATCTGGCCCTTTCTTCTTCCAAAAATATCACACTACCATGTGTTCTGCCGGAAGCTCTGGCCACTGTGAAGATTTCCCTTCACTGATGTCTTTCGGGGTTGTCCCAGGAAAAGGTTGTAACACTGCAGCTGTtgcttctgggtggtgcctgtaTGTCTTGTGCAACCATCGGTAAGCGAGGTTCTCATTGTTTCTACCTCAGTCAACTGATCCTAAGGTTGTATGGAGGCACATGCTTGGGAGCAAAAGGCATTGTAACAAAAGTAGAAAACATCAACGATTGGGCaaattcagggtttctattgctgtgacaaaaccagGATCATAAGcaaacttggggagaaaagggtttatttggcttacataccCTGGGTGACCATCCTTTGAGGGAAGCCAACGTAGGAATTCAAGGCAAGAGCCTGGAAGCAGGCTTTGAAGAAGAGACTACAGgcggttggggggaggggagtattTCTTACTAGTTTGTTCTTCATGACTTACTTgatctgcctgctttcttatagtaccCAGGGCCGCTTGCCACTCACAGTAGGATAGGCCCTTCCACATCACtcattaatgaagaaaaggaTCCACAGGTCAATAGgctgggggcattttctcaactaaggtTCCATTTTCTCTCAAGATTCAAgcctttgtttaaaaacaaaaaacaaaaaacaaacaaaaaaacccaccctaaCCAGGattgtttccttttctgaaaaGATGGAAGATAATGGAAGAGAAGCAaggtattatgtgtgtgtgtgtggggggggggcaagtgGAGTAGGAATCTACTTGACTGCATTTCATATGACACACCTTAGACACCCATGTGGCAGGCCCCTCCTACCTGTTCACCCCTCTCCGCCAGCCACCCTCCAATAGCCTGAGAATGAGCAGAATAACAATGAGAAGAAGTCTTCTTGAGTCCAGCTGAGGAAGTTCTATGTCTTAGCTCAACATTCCCACTACTCTGGGATGCGCTTCAGATCCATCCCACACGTTACAGGTTCTAAAATCTACACTTTGGAAATTAGCTATTAGGTGAGGATATAGTGTCAAGGTCAAGAGCTCGAAACTCCTGGGCTCCATTTTAAGCTCCATTGGAGAAGGCAGAGTCTCACACTATAGTTCAGGCTGGCACCAAACTCATTatgtgtcccaggctagccttgaacttgagaaTCTCCTACCC
The Apodemus sylvaticus chromosome 9, mApoSyl1.1, whole genome shotgun sequence DNA segment above includes these coding regions:
- the LOC127692809 gene encoding LOW QUALITY PROTEIN: probable E3 SUMO-protein ligase RNF212 (The sequence of the model RefSeq protein was modified relative to this genomic sequence to represent the inferred CDS: substituted 2 bases at 2 genomic stop codons), giving the protein MGPQCNRCFQPLHRKSSFILTSFGYFDFCLLKGKKNESVICEDPCQTVLLSKHISEFQEKHRRKLVAFYREKISQLEESLRKLVLQIXQLQSMRSSXQPAFNTIKNSVSTRPNEYLFLPPNSSLPDRIESIDLTPPTRKPEMAAGPSTISLISPPQAGCIGSISCRGPQHLSLTPSPASMKKAIRIPSGI